Proteins from one Bacteroides zhangwenhongii genomic window:
- a CDS encoding endo-dextranase yields the protein MKLTKYIMVCVLTFSLAGCIDDEPSHNPITYGDGYITVLLSTDKAAYQPGEPVQLSLNNLPEGQVTIRYKHLNKVLSETPLTGKSWSWNPPADDFKGYMVDLYTVENGEEVILSSVAVDVSSDPARFPRNGFLSEYGKMSEKEINKVMDNLNRHHINYVQYQDWHYKHHKPLAGSPSAPMDVWKDIINRDCYRSTVQGYIDAGHKRGMKSLFYNLAYGALSDAADDGVKETWYLFKDKKHGNKDYHPLGSPFKSNIYLTNPALQEWRDYMAQQNNDVYEVFDFDGYQIDQLGGRGELYDYNGNSVDLAATFPVFIKAMKEAQPEKSLVMNAVGQYGQENLIANSPVDFLYTEVWEKPTDNGFSVLSNIITNNDRWSNGKKTVLAAYMNYKLGGEGRGYFNTPGVLMANAAIHAWGGAHLELGEHMLTTEYFPNSNLAMKGELKKAMVTYYDFITGYENLLRDGGEFYGVTASSTDGKMTVNQWPPVRNQIATIGKRFDCRDVIHFLNYTNAVHLDWCDSNGTQAEPSLIESAQTKVSVKGMVRTVWVASPDARFGVSQELDFVQEGNEIKVTLPSLKYWTMLVVEYE from the coding sequence ATGAAATTAACGAAATATATAATGGTTTGTGTTCTGACTTTTTCATTGGCCGGTTGTATTGACGATGAGCCTTCGCACAATCCTATTACTTATGGTGACGGGTATATCACCGTATTGTTGTCTACTGACAAAGCCGCCTATCAGCCGGGAGAACCGGTACAACTTTCTTTGAACAATCTTCCCGAAGGGCAGGTGACCATTCGCTATAAGCATCTCAATAAGGTGCTTTCCGAAACTCCCCTCACCGGAAAGTCATGGAGTTGGAATCCGCCGGCAGATGACTTTAAAGGTTATATGGTCGACTTATATACAGTAGAGAATGGTGAAGAGGTCATTTTGAGCAGTGTTGCCGTTGATGTGTCTTCCGACCCTGCACGTTTTCCGCGCAACGGATTTCTCTCCGAATATGGCAAAATGAGCGAAAAGGAGATTAACAAGGTAATGGATAACCTGAATCGTCATCATATCAACTATGTGCAGTATCAGGACTGGCATTACAAACACCATAAGCCATTAGCAGGTTCGCCTTCTGCTCCGATGGATGTATGGAAAGATATTATCAACCGTGATTGTTACCGTTCTACCGTACAGGGATATATTGACGCTGGTCATAAGCGGGGGATGAAATCTCTTTTCTACAATCTTGCTTATGGAGCTTTGAGCGATGCGGCCGATGATGGCGTGAAAGAAACTTGGTATCTGTTTAAGGATAAGAAGCATGGAAACAAGGATTATCATCCGCTAGGTTCTCCTTTCAAAAGTAATATCTATCTGACGAATCCGGCATTGCAGGAATGGAGAGATTATATGGCTCAGCAGAATAACGACGTATATGAAGTTTTTGATTTTGACGGCTATCAGATTGACCAGTTAGGTGGTCGGGGAGAATTATATGATTATAATGGAAACTCTGTTGATCTCGCAGCTACTTTCCCGGTATTTATAAAGGCGATGAAAGAGGCTCAACCGGAAAAGTCGTTGGTGATGAATGCTGTGGGACAATATGGTCAAGAAAACTTGATTGCGAACTCTCCGGTAGATTTCCTTTATACTGAAGTGTGGGAAAAGCCGACCGATAACGGCTTTAGCGTCCTTTCAAATATTATCACAAACAATGACCGATGGTCGAACGGAAAGAAAACTGTATTGGCTGCTTATATGAATTATAAGCTTGGCGGTGAAGGGCGTGGCTATTTCAATACCCCTGGTGTATTAATGGCAAATGCCGCTATTCATGCATGGGGTGGTGCGCATCTGGAATTAGGAGAACATATGTTGACTACCGAGTATTTCCCTAACAGCAACTTGGCAATGAAAGGGGAACTGAAGAAAGCAATGGTGACTTATTATGATTTTATCACCGGGTATGAGAATCTCTTACGTGATGGTGGAGAGTTTTATGGAGTTACAGCTTCTTCTACAGATGGGAAGATGACCGTCAATCAATGGCCCCCTGTCCGTAATCAGATTGCCACTATCGGGAAACGCTTTGATTGTAGGGACGTGATTCACTTCCTTAATTATACCAATGCTGTACATTTGGATTGGTGTGACTCTAATGGGACGCAGGCCGAGCCCTCTTTGATTGAATCGGCCCAAACAAAGGTAAGCGTAAAGGGGATGGTAAGAACAGTCTGGGTAGCCTCTCCGGATGCACGTTTCGGAGTCTCTCAAGAGCTTGATTTCGTTCAGGAAGGGAATGAGATAAAGGTAACACTTCCGTCATTGAAATATTGGACAATGTTGGTAGTAGAGTATGAATGA
- a CDS encoding RagB/SusD family nutrient uptake outer membrane protein codes for MKKFRYILPCFLLGLTLSSCNGFLDKEPWDSIDTSKSFQAAEDAIAAVNGAYQPLQWPKLYNMRMWTLDIVAGNSIVGAGGGTDGIETTDMANFITTTDNAGVLDVWRGPSPGILRCNFVIKNVPGMNIDQSLKNRCLGEAKFLRAHYYFILVRLFGGVPLLTEPQTSEDDLKPFRASKEEIYKLIEDDLKEAINLLPDKSSYSASDLGRASKGAAMGLLAKVYLTQRKEYAEIVRLCEEIQKLGYRLNDDYSDNFNPNKKNGPESLFEVQYYGKTNYDFWSNENQSSWLSAFTGPRNSDMVAGGYGWNQPTAEFVSQYEEGDNRKDKTILYLGCPDFDGKQYQSSYSTTGYNLRKFLVPKSISMDYNTSPANFVVLRYADVLLMKAEALNEQALTTDAEAPLYEVRKRAGLTNRADIEGLTQDQMREKIIQERRIELAFEGDRWFDLVRLKDNYALKFLHSIGKTNAAEKHLLMPIPLKEIEANGNLKQNPGY; via the coding sequence ATGAAAAAGTTCAGATATATACTTCCTTGCTTCCTGTTGGGCTTGACATTGAGCAGCTGTAATGGTTTCCTTGATAAAGAACCGTGGGACTCTATCGATACTTCCAAGAGTTTTCAGGCAGCGGAAGATGCGATAGCTGCCGTAAATGGTGCTTATCAACCGCTTCAATGGCCCAAATTATATAATATGCGTATGTGGACACTGGATATCGTGGCCGGTAACAGTATTGTCGGTGCAGGTGGAGGTACAGATGGCATAGAGACTACCGATATGGCTAACTTCATAACCACCACCGATAATGCCGGTGTGCTTGATGTATGGCGCGGTCCGTCTCCGGGTATTCTCCGTTGCAACTTCGTTATTAAGAACGTTCCGGGTATGAATATTGATCAAAGTTTGAAAAACCGTTGTTTGGGAGAAGCTAAATTCTTGCGTGCTCATTATTATTTTATTCTGGTTCGTCTTTTTGGAGGAGTACCTTTACTGACGGAACCGCAGACTTCGGAAGATGATTTGAAACCTTTCCGTGCTTCGAAAGAAGAGATTTATAAGTTGATAGAAGATGATTTGAAAGAAGCGATCAACTTACTACCGGATAAATCTTCTTATTCCGCTTCCGATTTGGGACGTGCTTCTAAAGGCGCAGCGATGGGGTTGCTAGCCAAAGTGTATCTGACCCAAAGAAAGGAGTATGCGGAGATTGTACGTCTTTGTGAGGAAATACAGAAATTGGGTTATCGTTTGAATGATGATTATAGTGATAACTTTAATCCGAATAAGAAAAACGGACCTGAATCACTGTTTGAGGTACAGTATTATGGTAAGACCAATTATGATTTCTGGAGTAATGAAAACCAATCTTCTTGGTTGAGTGCGTTTACCGGCCCTCGTAATTCGGATATGGTGGCGGGTGGCTACGGATGGAACCAGCCGACTGCCGAGTTCGTCAGCCAGTATGAAGAAGGGGATAATCGTAAAGATAAGACTATTCTTTATTTGGGATGTCCTGACTTTGACGGAAAGCAATATCAGTCTTCTTATTCTACAACGGGATACAATTTGCGTAAGTTTCTGGTTCCGAAATCCATCTCTATGGATTACAATACCAGTCCGGCCAACTTTGTGGTACTCCGTTATGCGGATGTGCTACTGATGAAAGCGGAAGCGTTGAATGAACAAGCTTTGACAACTGATGCGGAAGCCCCTTTGTACGAGGTTAGAAAACGGGCAGGACTGACTAATCGGGCGGATATCGAAGGATTGACACAGGATCAGATGCGGGAGAAAATTATTCAGGAACGTCGTATAGAGTTGGCGTTTGAAGGAGACCGTTGGTTTGATTTGGTTCGCCTGAAAGACAACTATGCTCTGAAATTCCTTCACTCTATCGGAAAAACCAATGCGGCGGAAAAACATTTGTTAATGCCTATACCGTTGAAAGAGATTGAGGCGAATGGAAACTTGAAACAGAATCCGGGATATTAA
- a CDS encoding SusF/SusE family outer membrane protein, giving the protein MKTKIYIALTALLAGFVFNSCISDEMETDKGSESLVLSVSSEVVELDQLMSDREAFHFAWTAGSNYGTGSRISYVLEMDLKGNNFAGGLKKDMGATDSRILAFNHKEMNDLLAEVWNSSLDETLEFEARVTAAVLGHEEFTQVSPVVTFKLTPYIERYLNLWMIGGATVGGWSLDNATPMESIEDEPNGFVWEGVLLSGELKFVLQKTSFVPSFNKDGEDENKLVYRESDDEPDEKFMISTPGNYRIKLNLSTLDIEITDLGGEMVYPNLWMIGSATTGGWSLDDATKMTPIADERNGFVWEGELKTGQLKFVTQQSNFYPSFGKDGNAENKLILINEGEHDGDENKFNIKRGANYRIKLNLSTLDIEFTNLDGEEPDNSEFWMIGTAAGDTPIAMSKDVSNPDVFTYNGELQDGTFRISRDKEGIEAVTEEKQTYQSKYAITFDAGSQDLAMEQIVVYEKVWAMGQAISGDFAWDKVKELTQSSSNKNEFVYEGELGTGQIKFPLQFGDYNGLFFVPEVDNKGVYDEFMDSCYLRSEKGDNKWYMNNPGIFKITINTYKKEIHFQKQ; this is encoded by the coding sequence ATGAAAACAAAGATATATATTGCTCTGACGGCTTTATTGGCGGGCTTTGTATTTAATTCGTGTATTTCTGATGAGATGGAGACAGATAAAGGAAGTGAGTCTTTGGTATTGTCTGTATCGTCCGAAGTAGTGGAACTGGACCAGTTGATGAGTGATAGGGAAGCTTTTCATTTTGCTTGGACTGCTGGTAGTAACTATGGAACAGGTTCCCGTATCAGCTATGTTCTTGAAATGGATTTGAAAGGTAACAATTTCGCAGGAGGACTGAAAAAGGATATGGGTGCAACGGATTCCCGTATTCTGGCATTTAACCATAAAGAGATGAATGACTTGTTGGCAGAAGTGTGGAATAGTTCTTTGGATGAAACATTGGAGTTTGAAGCTCGTGTGACTGCTGCTGTGTTGGGGCACGAAGAGTTTACTCAGGTTTCTCCTGTCGTTACATTCAAACTGACACCTTATATAGAACGTTATCTGAATCTGTGGATGATTGGTGGAGCAACTGTAGGCGGGTGGAGTCTGGATAATGCTACTCCGATGGAATCAATTGAGGATGAACCGAACGGATTTGTTTGGGAAGGTGTGCTTCTTTCAGGAGAACTGAAATTCGTCTTACAGAAAACTTCTTTTGTCCCTTCTTTTAATAAGGATGGTGAAGATGAGAATAAACTTGTATATAGGGAAAGTGATGACGAACCGGATGAGAAGTTTATGATAAGCACTCCGGGTAACTATCGGATAAAACTGAATCTAAGCACATTGGATATTGAGATTACGGATTTGGGCGGAGAGATGGTTTATCCTAATCTTTGGATGATTGGTTCGGCTACTACAGGCGGTTGGTCATTGGACGATGCAACGAAGATGACTCCGATAGCTGATGAACGGAATGGCTTTGTTTGGGAAGGAGAACTTAAAACAGGACAACTTAAATTTGTGACCCAACAGAGTAATTTTTATCCTTCGTTTGGTAAAGACGGAAATGCTGAAAATAAATTGATTCTTATAAATGAAGGAGAACATGATGGGGATGAAAATAAGTTCAATATCAAGCGTGGAGCTAATTACCGGATAAAACTAAATCTAAGTACATTGGATATTGAATTTACTAATTTAGACGGTGAAGAACCGGATAATAGCGAGTTCTGGATGATTGGAACTGCAGCGGGAGATACACCGATAGCCATGTCGAAAGATGTTTCAAATCCTGATGTTTTTACTTATAATGGAGAATTGCAGGACGGTACTTTCCGGATTTCGAGAGACAAAGAGGGGATTGAAGCAGTGACGGAAGAGAAACAAACGTATCAGAGTAAATATGCTATAACATTTGATGCCGGTAGCCAGGATTTGGCTATGGAACAAATTGTAGTTTACGAAAAAGTCTGGGCAATGGGACAAGCTATATCTGGTGACTTTGCTTGGGATAAAGTGAAAGAGCTGACTCAAAGCAGTTCTAATAAGAATGAGTTTGTATATGAAGGAGAATTGGGAACGGGACAAATAAAGTTCCCACTCCAATTCGGTGATTATAATGGCTTATTTTTCGTCCCAGAAGTAGATAACAAAGGAGTGTATGATGAATTTATGGATTCATGTTATCTTCGTTCCGAGAAAGGTGATAATAAATGGTATATGAATAATCCCGGAATCTTTAAGATTACCATCAACACCTACAAAAAGGAAATTCATTTTCAAAAGCAATAA